A region from the Halomarina litorea genome encodes:
- a CDS encoding universal stress protein → MYHDILVPTDGSDGARVAVDHALDLATTFDARLHALYVVNPMYASDLAVERVIDALTDVGERATDDIADRARAAGVECVTRVERGPAYRRIVEYVENNDVDLVVMGTHGRTGLDRYLLGSVTEKVVRLSPVPVLTVRMTDEDEE, encoded by the coding sequence ATGTACCACGACATCCTCGTGCCCACCGACGGAAGCGACGGCGCGCGCGTCGCCGTCGACCACGCACTCGACCTCGCGACGACGTTCGACGCGCGACTCCACGCCCTCTACGTCGTCAACCCGATGTACGCGAGCGACCTCGCGGTCGAACGGGTCATCGACGCCCTCACCGACGTGGGTGAGCGCGCGACCGACGACATCGCGGACCGCGCCCGCGCCGCGGGCGTCGAGTGCGTCACCCGCGTCGAACGGGGGCCCGCCTACCGCCGCATCGTCGAGTACGTCGAGAACAACGACGTCGACCTCGTCGTGATGGGGACCCACGGTCGGACCGGCCTCGACCGCTACCTCCTCGGGAGCGTCACGGAGAAGGTCGTCCGCCTCTCGCCGGTGCCGGTCCTCACCGTCCGGATGACCGACGAGGACGAGGAGTGA
- a CDS encoding class I SAM-dependent methyltransferase yields the protein MNEDEVRRVWAERSGEFSPEYYAYYGPNETSERIREVLEATVGRGASVLELGCSAGRHLAHLHESGYADLHGIDINEDAFDVLRETYPALAEAGTFHLGAIEDLLADTPDGRYDAVFSVETLQHVHPDAQTTFDDVARVTADTLVTVENEGPGEGSPDDPGVNYVNDEFPLFYRDWGRVFGERGFEEERTERLDRDTLRVFRKRGAEAE from the coding sequence GTGAACGAAGACGAGGTCCGACGAGTGTGGGCGGAACGGTCGGGGGAGTTCTCCCCGGAGTACTACGCCTACTACGGGCCCAACGAGACGAGCGAGCGCATCCGCGAGGTGCTCGAGGCGACGGTCGGACGCGGAGCGAGCGTCCTCGAACTCGGCTGCAGTGCCGGGCGACACCTCGCCCACCTCCACGAGAGCGGGTACGCGGACCTCCACGGCATCGATATCAACGAGGACGCGTTCGACGTTCTCCGGGAGACGTACCCGGCCCTCGCCGAGGCGGGCACCTTCCACCTCGGGGCCATCGAGGACCTCCTCGCGGACACCCCGGACGGGCGCTACGACGCCGTCTTCTCCGTCGAGACGCTCCAGCACGTCCACCCGGACGCCCAGACGACGTTCGACGACGTGGCACGGGTCACGGCGGACACGCTCGTCACCGTCGAGAACGAGGGGCCCGGCGAGGGGTCGCCCGACGACCCGGGCGTGAACTACGTCAACGACGAGTTCCCCCTCTTCTATCGTGACTGGGGGCGCGTGTTCGGGGAACGCGGGTTCGAGGAGGAACGGACGGAACGTCTCGACCGGGACACCCTGCGCGTGTTCCGGAAGCGGGGCGCTGAGGCCGAGTAG
- a CDS encoding UPF0058 family protein, giving the protein MRKRELVHMHALLDRVGRFMRGRDDLEDAELETYSRLDVAPAAVFRSKGAHEAAVTTLSEALAEAVGETVDREDEDGGRRDGARSDDRPSAVAEGGERTESTAAERNQVDARSD; this is encoded by the coding sequence ATGCGAAAGCGTGAGCTGGTCCACATGCACGCGCTGCTCGACCGGGTCGGACGGTTCATGCGAGGGCGCGACGACCTCGAAGACGCGGAACTGGAGACGTACAGCCGACTCGACGTCGCACCCGCCGCCGTGTTCCGGTCGAAGGGGGCGCACGAGGCCGCAGTCACCACGCTGTCGGAGGCGCTGGCGGAGGCCGTCGGGGAGACGGTCGACCGCGAGGACGAAGACGGTGGGAGGCGGGACGGAGCGCGGTCCGACGACCGGCCGTCCGCGGTAGCCGAGGGTGGCGAGCGGACGGAGTCGACGGCGGCCGAGCGGAACCAGGTGGACGCCCGGAGCGACTGA
- a CDS encoding CAP domain-containing protein has translation MVNRVLLVVVSAVVFTSMAVGGFIGTQFADDASNNLGSTTNQSTLTQTPEPTPAPTATPTPEPTPSTPTPTPEATPTPTPEPFEKSSVNEAAVEGHVLSIVNDHVRARAGREPLRRESTLDEMARFHSVNMAEQGYPSHAAAGYSTTERYKEFDRYNHCRIAGSAGVRDGEEIELVGRLTLESGEVPSEREIADQVVAKWQGEADEKTKLLYRNADRAGIGVNVTADARVYVTIDLC, from the coding sequence ATGGTGAACCGAGTCCTTCTCGTGGTAGTCAGCGCCGTCGTCTTCACGTCGATGGCCGTCGGCGGGTTCATCGGCACCCAGTTCGCCGACGACGCCTCGAACAACCTGGGGTCGACGACGAACCAGTCGACGCTCACGCAGACGCCCGAACCAACGCCGGCACCGACGGCGACACCGACGCCCGAACCGACGCCGTCGACACCCACGCCTACCCCCGAGGCGACACCGACGCCCACGCCCGAACCGTTCGAGAAATCCTCGGTCAACGAGGCGGCCGTCGAGGGGCACGTCCTCTCCATCGTCAACGACCACGTCCGGGCGCGGGCGGGTCGTGAGCCCCTGCGCCGCGAGTCGACCCTCGACGAGATGGCGCGCTTCCACAGCGTGAACATGGCCGAACAGGGCTACCCCTCCCACGCCGCCGCTGGCTACTCGACGACGGAGCGGTACAAGGAGTTCGACCGGTACAACCACTGTCGCATCGCCGGGAGCGCCGGCGTCCGCGACGGTGAGGAGATCGAACTCGTCGGACGCCTCACCCTCGAATCGGGCGAGGTCCCGAGCGAACGCGAGATCGCCGACCAGGTCGTCGCCAAGTGGCAGGGCGAGGCCGACGAGAAGACGAAGTTGCTCTACCGGAACGCCGACCGCGCCGGCATCGGCGTGAACGTCACCGCGGACGCCCGGGTCTACGTCACGATCGACCTCTGCTGA
- the btuC gene encoding vitamin B12 ABC transporter permease BtuC, whose translation MQWARTVTWSLGLLALLVVASVVSIAHGTVEVGPVTVAKALLNALAVPASLSFEWSAARLSSVGQVPWVRLHVGTVHPFSFPVERSDQVIVTTLRAPRVVLAGVVGVALASAGTVMQGFFRNPMADPSIIGVSSGAATGAVATIAFPALLPFGLRTAAFGGALVVAFAVYLIATEDGRTPVATLLLAGVAVQTFLGAVVSYMLLHSGDSLERALYWLMGHLSAASWDAVALTIPPTVLGFAVLAAYARDLNVLLVGEEDAHTLGIDVERTKRVLLAVSSLVTATAVAVVGVIGFVGLVVPHVMRLLVGPDHRILLPTSALAGGTFLVVTDAVARSGPAELPVGIVTAAVGAPFFLYLLREREVHAL comes from the coding sequence ATGCAGTGGGCGCGCACCGTCACGTGGTCGCTGGGGCTCCTCGCCCTGCTGGTGGTCGCCTCCGTCGTGAGCATCGCGCACGGCACGGTTGAGGTCGGTCCGGTGACCGTGGCGAAGGCGCTGCTCAACGCCCTCGCGGTGCCCGCGTCCCTCTCGTTCGAGTGGAGCGCTGCCCGCCTGTCGAGCGTCGGGCAGGTGCCGTGGGTCCGCCTCCACGTCGGGACCGTCCACCCCTTCTCGTTCCCGGTCGAGCGCTCCGACCAGGTCATCGTGACGACGCTCCGCGCCCCTCGCGTCGTCCTCGCGGGCGTCGTCGGTGTCGCCCTCGCCTCGGCGGGCACCGTCATGCAGGGGTTCTTCCGGAACCCGATGGCCGACCCCTCCATCATCGGCGTCTCCTCGGGCGCGGCGACGGGCGCGGTTGCGACCATCGCCTTCCCGGCGCTCCTCCCGTTCGGCCTGCGGACGGCCGCCTTCGGGGGGGCGCTCGTCGTCGCGTTCGCGGTCTACCTCATCGCGACGGAGGACGGCCGCACGCCCGTCGCGACGCTGTTGCTGGCGGGCGTGGCCGTCCAGACGTTCCTCGGTGCGGTCGTCTCGTACATGCTGCTCCACTCGGGTGACAGCCTCGAACGGGCGCTCTACTGGCTGATGGGTCACCTCTCGGCGGCCTCGTGGGACGCCGTCGCCCTCACGATACCGCCGACCGTGCTGGGGTTCGCGGTGCTGGCGGCGTACGCCCGCGACCTGAACGTCCTGCTCGTCGGCGAGGAGGACGCCCACACCCTCGGTATCGACGTGGAGCGCACGAAGCGCGTCCTGCTGGCGGTGTCGAGTCTCGTCACCGCCACGGCCGTCGCCGTCGTCGGCGTCATCGGGTTCGTGGGGCTGGTCGTCCCGCACGTCATGCGACTGCTCGTCGGCCCGGACCACCGCATCCTCCTCCCGACCAGTGCGCTCGCCGGCGGGACCTTCCTCGTCGTCACGGACGCCGTCGCGCGCTCCGGCCCCGCCGAACTCCCGGTGGGCATCGTCACCGCTGCCGTCGGCGCGCCCTTCTTCCTCTACCTCCTGCGGGAGCGCGAGGTGCACGCGCTGTGA
- a CDS encoding PGF-CTERM-anchored ABC transporter substrate-binding protein, which yields MRYTAILAALALVLAVVPAAVTGVAAAPGVQQENCSFPFSGTDATGTEVTVEDRPERIVALQASTAQILWEVNAQERVVGMPVRSYTAYLNGSESRTDVLTGDGTSVNVEQVVALEPDVVVAPSSIPNATVSQLRDAGVTVYKFSFDRSIEGIYEKTTLLGRLVGNCEEANATVEEMRSSVERIERAVEGRERPDALYYFYNFTAGNGTFIHEVITTAGGDNVAANAGISGFGQISDEVVAERNPDWILHPSDAPLPQREPFASTTAYAQNQTLSVNANYMNQPAPRVVIPMLEIAQALHPEAFEGGANGTTANETATDEPTTNATDNATAADPGDPPGETPTSSGDGPGFGVVATLVALLATMLLVRRS from the coding sequence ATGCGATACACAGCGATACTGGCCGCTCTCGCACTCGTCCTCGCCGTCGTCCCGGCGGCGGTCACGGGAGTTGCGGCCGCACCCGGAGTACAGCAGGAGAACTGTTCGTTCCCGTTCAGCGGCACCGACGCGACGGGCACCGAGGTGACCGTCGAGGACCGGCCCGAGCGAATCGTCGCGTTGCAGGCCAGCACGGCCCAGATTCTCTGGGAAGTCAACGCCCAGGAGCGCGTCGTCGGGATGCCCGTCCGGTCGTACACGGCGTACCTGAACGGCTCCGAGAGCAGGACCGACGTGCTCACGGGCGACGGAACGAGCGTGAACGTCGAGCAGGTCGTCGCGCTCGAACCGGACGTCGTCGTCGCGCCGAGCAGCATCCCCAACGCAACCGTCTCACAGCTTCGGGACGCGGGCGTCACCGTCTACAAGTTCTCTTTCGACCGCTCCATCGAGGGCATCTACGAGAAGACGACGCTCCTCGGTCGCCTCGTCGGGAACTGCGAGGAGGCGAACGCCACCGTCGAGGAGATGCGCTCGTCGGTCGAGCGTATCGAACGGGCGGTCGAGGGCCGTGAACGGCCGGACGCGCTCTACTACTTCTACAACTTCACCGCCGGTAACGGGACGTTCATCCACGAGGTCATCACCACCGCGGGCGGGGACAACGTGGCCGCGAACGCGGGCATCTCCGGGTTCGGCCAGATCAGCGACGAGGTCGTCGCCGAGCGAAACCCGGACTGGATACTCCACCCCTCCGACGCGCCGCTCCCACAGCGCGAACCGTTCGCGAGCACGACCGCCTACGCGCAGAACCAGACGCTCTCGGTGAACGCGAACTACATGAACCAGCCCGCACCCCGCGTGGTCATCCCCATGCTGGAGATCGCGCAGGCGCTCCACCCCGAGGCGTTCGAGGGAGGGGCGAACGGTACGACCGCCAACGAGACGGCGACCGACGAACCGACGACGAACGCGACAGACAACGCCACCGCCGCCGACCCCGGTGACCCGCCGGGCGAGACGCCCACCTCCAGCGGCGACGGTCCCGGCTTCGGGGTCGTCGCGACACTCGTCGCACTGCTCGCGACGATGCTCCTCGTCCGCCGGTCGTAA
- the srp19 gene encoding signal recognition particle subunit SRP19, protein MVENVIWPAALDAERSRSEGRRVARDLAVPAPTVDEIARAVQQVGYDAVVEREKRYPREYETRGRVLVQNADDAGKSDLLQAVAAYVVALRE, encoded by the coding sequence ATGGTCGAGAACGTCATCTGGCCCGCCGCGCTCGACGCGGAGCGTTCGCGCAGCGAGGGTCGTCGGGTCGCCCGTGACCTCGCGGTGCCGGCCCCGACGGTCGACGAAATCGCCCGCGCGGTCCAGCAAGTAGGGTACGACGCCGTGGTCGAACGCGAGAAACGCTACCCCCGCGAGTACGAGACGCGCGGGCGAGTGCTGGTCCAGAACGCCGACGACGCCGGCAAGTCCGACCTCCTGCAGGCCGTCGCGGCGTACGTCGTGGCGCTTCGCGAATGA
- a CDS encoding H/ACA ribonucleoprotein complex subunit GAR1, translating into MKRVGEVVRTAQGLAVLRCPDDDYPDIGTMVIDEDLKSVGRVVDVFGPESRPYAAVTPDDDVQLPLLLGKAIYAR; encoded by the coding sequence ATGAAGCGCGTCGGCGAAGTCGTCCGGACCGCACAGGGACTCGCCGTCCTCCGGTGTCCCGACGACGACTACCCCGACATCGGCACGATGGTCATCGACGAGGACCTGAAGAGCGTCGGTCGGGTGGTGGACGTCTTCGGACCGGAGTCCCGCCCCTACGCCGCCGTCACGCCCGACGACGACGTGCAACTACCGCTCCTGCTCGGGAAGGCCATCTACGCGCGGTAG